A genomic stretch from Helianthus annuus cultivar XRQ/B chromosome 1, HanXRQr2.0-SUNRISE, whole genome shotgun sequence includes:
- the LOC110928917 gene encoding uncharacterized protein LOC110928917, whose protein sequence is MDLIFIDEKGAKIQAGIKSHLIPVFDGQLQEDAVVILSKFGVGENKDLYKVVVHDYKINFYRCTTITPVRDWQDFEYSFNFRAYQDILQGEALNSLSVDVAGSVVWCGDLEFFGRPPKETKKINFDIQDLEGFKEFISKTPAHEHAIAVIQHGKCKEWKGEYTVRSDKFATRMFLNEEIDEVNQLRRRLQVDILFLQEMSCVVVVTIKIVQEEYGWFYPACHKCFKKVMAKSEYLQNVENVSDYIVQLPVTSLVCPKCRSECTSITTKFKVQVRVQDESGSVSFVMFDRDVQKLLGLAVSDLRERQVKNSILKMTIVFIPCKKTCGDPVIIVELLGGDGNGDENTDEVTQEVAEVKDVNLSESSQVSAERTSRDVVSVTADSSAVEVEKDSGSSPNESGQLKILML, encoded by the exons ATGGatctcatcttcattgatgaaaaG GGTGCTAAGATTCAAGCAGGTATAAAAAGTCATCTGATACCTGTTTTTGATGGACAACTTCAAGAAGATGCTGTTGTGATTCTGTCGAAATTTGGTGTTGGTGAgaataaagatttatataaaGTTGTAGTACATGATTATAAAATCAATTTTTATAGATGCACAACTATTACACCTGTGAGAGATTGGCAAGATTTTGAGTACAGTTTCAACTTCAGAGCTTATCAAGATATTCTTCAAGGAGAGGCGTTAAACTCTTTGAGTGTTG ATGTTGCTGGATCTGTGGTTTGGTGTGGAGATCTTGAATTCTTTGGTCGACCTCCAAAAGAGACTAAGAAGATCAATTTCGATATTCAAGACTTGGA GGGT TTTAAGGAGTTCATCTCTAAAACCCCAGCTCATGAGCATGCGATAGCTGTTATACAGCATGGAAAATGTAAGGAATGGAAAg GTGAATATACAGTTCGAAGTGATAAGTTTGCAACACGAATGTTTCTGAATGAAGAAATCGATGAAGTTAATCAGCTAAGGAGGAG ATTACAAGTTGATATATTATTTTTACAGGAAATGTCTTGTGTTGTGGTTGTGACAATTAAGATTGTGCAAGAAGAGTATGGTTGGTTTTATCCTGCCTGTCATAAGTGTTTCAAGAAGGTGATGGCTAAAAGTGAATACTTACAGAATGTTGAAAATGTTTCGGATTATATTGTTCAATTGCCTGTGACTTCTTTGGTTTGTCCCAAATGTCGTAGTGAATGTACATCCATCACCACAAA GTTCAAGGTGCAAGTCCGGGTGCAGGATGAGAGTGGTAGTGTTTCTTTTGTTATGTTTGATAGAGATGTTCAGAAGCTTCTTGGATTAGCCGTGAGTGACCTAAGAGAGAGGCAGGTGAAG AATTCAATCTTAAAAATGACTATCGTGTTTATACCGTGCAAAAAAACATGTGGTGATCCAGTAATAATTGTTGAGTTGCTTGGTGGAGATGGTAATGGTGATGAAAATACTGATGag GTTACTCAAGAGGTAGCCGAGGTTAAGGATGTTAACCTTTCAGAATCTTCCCAGGTGTCTGCTGAACGAACTTCAAGG GATGTTGTCTCTGTTACGGCCGACTCCTCAGccgttgaagttgaaaaggattCTGGATCAAGTCCTAATGAAAGCGGACAGCTCAAGAtattgatgttgtga